The Halalkalicoccus sp. NIPERK01 region CTCGTTGATCCCGATCGCGACTCCGGCGGAACTGGCCGCGGAGGAGCCCAGCCCGGAGGAGGGGCGAACGCCCTTGTCGATCCGGATGGTCGCGGGGGAGTCGAGCGCCTCGGCGACCGCCCCGGCGACGTTCTTCCCGGGGTCCTCGGGGATGAACTCGCTTCCCGCCCCGCGCATCTCGATGGTCGTCTCGTCTGCGGGCTCGACCCGGACGACGTCGGCGGGTCGCGAGAGCGCCGCGCCGAAGACGTCGAAGCCGCTGCCGAGGTTCGCGCTCGTCGCGGGGGCCCGCACGGTGACCATGCCCGACCTACCCACAGGGGGGGCAAAAAGGTAGCGTCTCCGCGCCTACGCGTCGCCCTCGTCGCGGACGCCCGGTGCGCTGCCCACGTCGACGTCCTCGGGTTCCTCGCCGCCGCCGACGCCGACCTCGCCGTGCTCGTCCTCGACGTAGAGGTCGTCCGCGAAGCCGCCCTCGGCGTGGGGATGCTCGGGATCGTCGAGCTTTTCGAGGGTCGCGGGTGCCTCGGGGATGCCCTCGGCGGGTCGGAAGGCCCCGAGCGGGTCGTCGATGGTGACGTCGTAGCGCTCGAAGAAGTTGGCGTAACGCTCGTAGTGCTTCTCGAGTTCGTCGACCGGGATCTCCATCATCTCGGTCCAACCGTGGTTGTAGAAGTCGAAGTTGGCCTGGATGTGGGTGATCTCGCGGGCGCTCGCCTCGTCGAACTCCTCCTCGAGCGCGCGCAGATAGGTGTCCATCGTCGCGTCGAAGAAGGCGTCGAGGTGCGCCCGGCGCTCCTCGCGCCGGTCCTCGTCGGCCTTCCCGAGGAAGATCCGCGTGTGCATCTTGACCAGCCCGTAGTTGGCGACGGTGCTGACGCCGGGGGTCGACAGCGCCTTCTTCGCGGCCCAGTGACGCGGGTTCTGTCGGATCTTCATGCGCGGGGATTGGGACGCCAGGCGTATGAACGTCCCGCCGCCGGTCGTCCGAATAGCAACCGACTTTACCCCTCGTGTCGAATCCACCGCCATGACCCAGTCGTACGTGATCATCGGCGATGGGATCTCGGGGAGTTCCGCCGCCGAGACCCTCCGGGAGAAGGATCCCGACGCGGAGATCACGGTCATAACCGACGAGGGCGAACCACTCTACAACCGCATCCTCATCAAGGAGTTCGCGAAGGGAAAGCTGCCCGAAGCCCCCATCTCCATCCACGACGAGGGCTGGTACGAGGACCGCGACATCGCCCTCTCGCTCAACACCCACGTCACCCACATCGACCCCGAGGCCCACGTCGTTCACACCCACGAGGGCGACGACCTCGGGTACGACAAACTGCTGATCGCGACCGGCGGCACCCCGACCCAACTGCCCGTCGAGAACAGCGACGCGGAGGGGATCCACCACTTCTGGACGTTCCAAGACGCTCGAAAAATCGAGGCCGACGCCAGCGAGGCCGAGACCGGCGTCGCCGTCGGCGCGGGCCTGCTGGGCATCGACCTCGCGGCGATCTGTGGCGCACAGGGCGTCGACGGGCACTACCTCATGCGCGGCAACCGCTGGTGGCGCTACGCGCTCTCGCTGGACGGCGCGGAGATCATCCACGACGGCCTCAGGGAGAAGGGCGTCACCCCCGTCTTCGACAGCGGCGTCGATCACTTCGAAACCGACGACTCGGGGCGCGTCACCGCGGCGATCGATCCCAACGGCGACCGGTTCGAGGCCGACTTCGTCGGCATCGCCATCGGGCTGAACTTCAACACCGAGTACCTGCGGGGATCGGGCATCGAACAGGACGAGGGGGTCGTCGTCGACGAGTACATGCAGACCAGCGTCGACGACATCTACGCCGCGGGCGACCTCACCCGCTTTTACGACACGATCCTCGGCGAGTACGCCCAGAACGGCTCGTGGGGCTCCGCGAAGGAACAGGGCAAGGTCGCGGGCGTCAACATGGCCGCCGGCGCCGAAAGCGAGGCGTTTCGCTGGGTCTCCTCCTACTCGATCACCCACTTCGACTTCCCCTTCCTCTCCTTCGGCCACCCGACCATCGGCGACGAGTACGTCGAGCGCAAGTACTCCGAGACGGAGTGGCGCCGCATCGCGCTCAAGAACGGCAAGGTCGTCGGCGGCGTCCTGATCGGCGACCTCTCGCCACAGACCCGCCTGAAGAAGCTCATGCGCGAGGAGACGGTCGTCGAGGGCCAGACCGACGTGTTGCTCGAAGAACAGATCGACCTCGACGATCTGGCGGTCTCGCAGTAGGGCGTACTAGTCGCTGCGGAGTCGGTTTTCTACTCGAAAGGGTCCGTGAACCAGCTGGCAGATACGGGAGAGAAACCGATCGAGACGGACGATCGTTCCAGCAATTGGTGCAGGACGATCCTCAGCCAAGAAAGGCCTCTTCCCCCGTAACCGGCTGGAGCAGCGGTACAGATAAGGGATCGTTACCTGACGTATCCGATACAGATGACGTGTCCAGTCTGTGGTGGCTCGGAGATGACGGTGATCAACGTTCGTGTGGCCCAGGAGAGCGATCTCAAGCAGGCGGTCGGGAGTACATGGGACGGCCGAAACGCGGCCCGGTGTGACGAGTGCGGCGTTCTGTACGATCATCAGTATATCGAGTCTGACGCGAACCGAGAGCGATCTCCGGACAGCCAGCGTGCGTCTACGACGATCAACTGTCCCGAATGCGGATCACCCAATTCGGGAGACCGACAGTCCTGTTCCTACTGTGATGCGCCATTGGACCGCCCTCTAAATGAAAGCGACGAGGACATCGAGCGCGGATCGGAGCGCTCGTGAACGCTCGATTCCACAGCGTTATATCTGATCACAAGATCACCAGGATAACCGAAATCATCCGATCAAGAGGTAGATATACCGATCCGCAGGCTTCAGTCCCGTATCGAACACTGCACGACGGGTCCGCTGGCGGCTACTGGTAAGGGCCGCTTCAAGGCACACACCGAAGTCCCCGCAACCCGTTTTTCGAGGCGATGGTAGAAAACGAGAGCGACACGTTCGACATCGGCGGCGAGTTGACCGTTCATCGACTCGGCTTCGGCGCGATGCGAATCACCGGCGAGGACATCATCGGCCCGCCCGAGGACGAGGAGGAAGCGAAGGATGTCCTCGAACGCGCCCGCGAGATCGGCGTCGATTTCGTGGACACCGCGGACTCCTACGGTCCCGCAGTCAGCGAGCGCCTGATCGGCGAGACCTTCGGCCCCGACTACGAGGACGTGGTCGTCGCGACTAAGGGCGGACTGTGGCGCACCCTGGATGGACGTTGGCCCCCGTGTGGCGACCCCGAGTACCTTCAGGACGCGCTGATGGGCAGTCTGGATCGCCTCGGCGTCGACTCGATCGACCTCTATCAGTTCCACCGCCCCGACCCCGAGGTGCCCTTCGAGGACTCGATCCAGCAGATGGCGGAGTTCAAGGATCGTGGACTGATCGAGCACGTCGGCGTGAGCAACGTCTCGGTCGAACAACTGGAAACCGCACGCGACATCGTTGAGGTCGCGACGGTCCAGAACGAGTTCAACGTCGGCGATCGCTCCGACGAGGACGTTCTGGAGGCCTGCGAGGACGCCGGGATCGGCTTCATCCCGTGGTCGCCGATCGGATCGGGCGACGACGACCTCGGGGAGAAGGAGGAGACCGTCTCGGAGATCGCCGATGCTCACGATGCGAGCGAGTCCCAGATCGCGCTGGCGTGGCTGCTCCAGCGCTCGCCGGTCACGCTGCCGATCCCGGGTACGTCGAGCGTCGAGCACTTAGAGGAGAACGTCGCCGCGAGCGGGATCGAACTCTCGGACGACGAGATGAACGGGCTAGAATAGGAAACGGTACCGTTTTCGGTCGCCCCGGCCGAGTACGGGTATGAACGGGGACGCCGACATGACCCTCGCGTTCGATCTGGCGGCCTTACAGGAACTGGCCGAACCCGACCGGGTCTTTACCGACGCCCGGCAGTGGACCGAGTACGTGGGGGTCGTCAGCGAGAAGCCGACCTACGTGGTGACGAACTTCACGCGCAAACACCGGATCCGACAGGACTTCTTCTCGGGCCCGCGCGGGCGCGAGGAGAGCCTCGAGAGCGTTCGCGAGCAGTTCGACACCGAACGCCACGTCTTCGTCGGCACGAGCGAGGCCGACCGCGAGCTCGCCGAACGCGTCGGCTGGGAGTACCTCCCCGTCGGGGACGCCGCCGAGGCCGCGGACTGGGACCTCGCGGCCGACGCCCCCGAACCGGAACCCGAGGAGGACGCCCGCGACGACTGGCCCTGAATCGAGGAGGTTTATTACGCGGCCGGGACACCGACCGGTATGTCACTCGACGTCGTCCGCGTGCTGAAGGAGGGGCTCGACCGACTGGCGAGTCGCAACGGCCTCGTGTTCGTCGGCGTCTTCGTGCTCGTCGCGCTCGTCGGCAACGTCGCCCTCGACAGCGCGACGGTCGCGCTCGAATCCCTCGCCGCCGAGTTGGCCGCCGAGGCGGGCCAGCCCCAGCCCGAGACGCTGCCCGAGGGTTCGACGCCGCTCGCGCTCTCGCTTCCCGGCTCGGTTATCGTCCTCCTGCTTCTCGTCTGGCTGCTCGCGTGGGCCGCGACGAGCGTCGTCGCCGTTCGGGTCATGGCGAGCGAGCACACAGACGCGATCCCCGACGATCTGGTCTCGCGACGACTGACGCTCGCGACGGTCAACGAGATCGCCGCCCGGATCGTCGTGCTGACGCTCGTCTCCGTCGGGTTCGCCGCCCTCGTCCTCCCGGGGATCTTCCTCGCGGTCTGTTTCTACTTCGTCCGGCCGCTGATCGCCATTGAGGACCGAAACGCGATCGACGCGATGGTCGAGAGCTGGCGGCTCTCGCGGGGCGACCGGGTCGCGATTTTCCTCCTTCTCCTCGGGGCTGTCGTCGTCTACGTGGCCATCTCGCTCGCGGGCACCCTCGGCGCGCTCGTCCTCTCGCCGGTCCCCGTCGCCGGGGCCGTCGTCTCGATCGCCGTCGCGGCGGTCGCGAACGTCTTCTGGCTCGCCGTCTCGGCCCGGGCGTTCGTCCAGATGCGCGAGCGAAGCGAGGAACCCGAGTCGGCGGACCTCGACCCGCACGACGAGTGGGACGACCCCGACGGGGTCGAGTGGTAGAAAACGCGCCCTTTAACCGGCCGACGACGCAAGTGAGACCGATGGCAACGCCCCGCGTTCCCGGCGACGAGGCGATCGAGCTTCCCTGTGGCGAGTCGGTCTCGCTCGCGGAACTCGACATGGGGATGCGCGAGTACGCCTGTTCCTGTGGGGAGCGCCACGCCGTCGTGATGGACGTCCACCCTCCCTCGCGGTTCGTCCCAGAGGCGATCGTCGACGTGTTGCGCGAGACCGTCGAGACCGAGGACGAGTTCGGGGAGTTCGGTACGCCCCACGTCATGGGGATCGTCCTCGAGGAGTTTCCCGAGGAGGTCGTCGCCGAGGACGTCTCCGAGAACGGTCAAGTCGGGTATTCGATGCTCTGGCTGACGGATTTCGACTCCCGGCGACTGCACGTCATCGTCGTCGAACTGCTGGTCGAACTCATGGACCACGCGATCAGTCACAGCGAGAACTCGGAGGCCGCCGACGAGTTCGAGGAGCAGATGCTCGAGTTCGACGTCGAGGCGTTCGTCGACGACTATCGAAAAGCTCGCGAGTTCGAAAGCGAGTTCGACCGGCCGGCCTGAGTTTTACGTTTTATTTATACGTCTGTACGCGGAGATTCGGAACCCGTTCGAAATCCGAATCTCCCGTTACGAGACGTTCGTCGTGTTCGAGTGAGATTGCCGCAATCATGCAGTCCGCAACTCCGAGCTCTCCGCCCTTTCGGATAAGATCGGCTTGTAAGTCACCCGCTCGACGCGCACAATCCCGCGAGAAATTGAGCCACGTCAGCGACTGGAGCAACTCGCGCGTCGCTTCGTACTCCGCTCGTGATCCGAGATGTCCACCGATCCATAGCTCCGAGGCAGTCACCGGCGTCACCGAGAGATGTTCCCGTTCTCCGTCGAGTTCGCCCATCAGTTCCCGTGCGTCCTCGTTCGCTTCGAGAACGTCGATCAGAAACGAGGTGTCGAGACAGACCATCAGCGGTATCGTTCCGCGATCTTCTCGTTCGAGCGCTCGCGTCCCCCGCGGATCGCTTCTCTGGCTCGATCCGCGGTTTCCTCGCTCCACGCCCCCCAGAACTCCCCGAGCGGGCGCGAATTCAGCAGCCGGTCGATTGCGTCGCCGAAGCTCTCGTCGTCGCGCTTCTCGTCTTTCAGCCGCTCGTAAACCGACTCCGGAATCGAGATGTTCTTCGCTCCCATGGTGTTCTGTGTGTGCTGTGTGGGTAAAAGAGTGCCTGCTATTCGGATTGCTGCTGTAGGTCGAACGCGGACAGACGATAGTCCGATCACTCGAAAACGATCCGCTCTTTCCCCGGCTCCAATCGCACCTCGCCACCGACCGGGATCGGAATCCGTGGATCCGTATGCCCGAAATCGACGTCGAAGACGCCCGTTGCGTCGGGGTTGTACTCCGTCAGCTGCTCGCGGATCTCGCCGTAGAGCCGCTCGCGATAGTCCTCGAAACCGACTTTACGATCCACATGCGGCGAAAACGCCCGCGGGCGGCCGACCATCACGCCCGAAAACCGCCGTAACTAGCCACGTTCGCCGAGCGATCGGAGCAGGTAGCCCACGTCCTGTGCCAGCGGGACCTCCTCGCTGGTTTCGAGAGCCAACACCGCACCATCAAGTGCATCCGGACTCGGAAGATAGCGGCCCGTCTGGAGCTGCCAGTTCAGGATCGCGAAACAGCCGCCCCAGAGTCGGCCCGAAACCTCCTGATCTCCTCGCCAGCGTCACCCGTCGCTTTCGTGCCACTCGCGTGGCTCGCGCGTCTCGAAGTCGTACCACCCCTCCGTCCACTCCTCGGCGGGGCGGATCTCGCCGATTCGATCCTCGAAGAAGGCCCGTCGGAGGTACCGCTCGGTGTAGGGGTGGATCTCGCGATCGACTGCGAGCGTCGGCATGCAGACCGCGCCGTAGCTCACGATCCCGCGGTTCCAGAGGAAGAGCCGGACGTTGTCGTTGTCGCTGTAGCCGAAAAAGCGCGTGGGGCTGTCGGTCAGCCGGTCGGGATCGAGGTGCGGGAGGATTCGAATCTGGTCGTCGCCGCCGGTGACGGCCATCACTCCGCGGATCGAGTCGTCCTCGAACGCCCGCATGAGGTCCTCGGCGCGGGCGGCGGGATTCGCTTCGAGCCACTTCGTTTCGCGCGTCGCGGTGTCGAAGACGACGGGTTCGAGGTCGAAGACTTCGCGAAGCCGATCGCGCGCGATCGTCAGCCGGTCGTCCCCGATCGGGCGTGACGGAGCGACGAGCGCGATGCCATCACCCGGTTCGAGCGGCGGCGGGTGAATCGGATCGATCACATTGGTGGTTCTCGCGGGTCTGGTATGGTCGTTCCGATGGATTCGAATTTCGAAATCTCGCTTCGTTTTTCACAGCGTATCGTTCCTCTTATTACGATGTGCGAACTGGGTCCGGGTGATGAGCGACGAGGACACGGTCGACGGGGAGCAACGGACGATCCTTCTCATCGGGAGCGGCCCGATCCAGATCGGACAGGCCGCCGAGTTCGACTACTCGGGCGCGCAGGCCTGCCGGGCGCTTCGAGAGGAGGGAGTCCGAGTCGTCCTCGTCAACTCGAACCCCGCGACGATCATGACCGACCCCGAGATGGCCGACAAGGTGTACATCGAGCCGATCACGACCGAGGCCATCGCGGAGATCATCCGGAAGGAGCGTCCCGACGGCGTGATCGCCGGACTGGGCGGGCAGACGGGGCTCAACGTGACCGCGGAACTCGCCGAGGAGGGCGTCCTCGAGGAGCACGACGTCGAGATCATGGGCACGCCCCTGGAGACGATCTACGCGACCGA contains the following coding sequences:
- a CDS encoding NAD(P)/FAD-dependent oxidoreductase, yielding MTQSYVIIGDGISGSSAAETLREKDPDAEITVITDEGEPLYNRILIKEFAKGKLPEAPISIHDEGWYEDRDIALSLNTHVTHIDPEAHVVHTHEGDDLGYDKLLIATGGTPTQLPVENSDAEGIHHFWTFQDARKIEADASEAETGVAVGAGLLGIDLAAICGAQGVDGHYLMRGNRWWRYALSLDGAEIIHDGLREKGVTPVFDSGVDHFETDDSGRVTAAIDPNGDRFEADFVGIAIGLNFNTEYLRGSGIEQDEGVVVDEYMQTSVDDIYAAGDLTRFYDTILGEYAQNGSWGSAKEQGKVAGVNMAAGAESEAFRWVSSYSITHFDFPFLSFGHPTIGDEYVERKYSETEWRRIALKNGKVVGGVLIGDLSPQTRLKKLMREETVVEGQTDVLLEEQIDLDDLAVSQ
- a CDS encoding DUF6149 family protein, which codes for MKIRQNPRHWAAKKALSTPGVSTVANYGLVKMHTRIFLGKADEDRREERRAHLDAFFDATMDTYLRALEEEFDEASAREITHIQANFDFYNHGWTEMMEIPVDELEKHYERYANFFERYDVTIDDPLGAFRPAEGIPEAPATLEKLDDPEHPHAEGGFADDLYVEDEHGEVGVGGGEEPEDVDVGSAPGVRDEGDA
- a CDS encoding PIN domain-containing protein, which gives rise to MVCLDTSFLIDVLEANEDARELMGELDGEREHLSVTPVTASELWIGGHLGSRAEYEATRELLQSLTWLNFSRDCARRAGDLQADLIRKGGELGVADCMIAAISLEHDERLVTGDSDFERVPNLRVQTYK
- a CDS encoding DUF5815 family protein, translated to MATPRVPGDEAIELPCGESVSLAELDMGMREYACSCGERHAVVMDVHPPSRFVPEAIVDVLRETVETEDEFGEFGTPHVMGIVLEEFPEEVVAEDVSENGQVGYSMLWLTDFDSRRLHVIVVELLVELMDHAISHSENSEAADEFEEQMLEFDVEAFVDDYRKAREFESEFDRPA
- a CDS encoding antitoxin VapB family protein, with amino-acid sequence MGAKNISIPESVYERLKDEKRDDESFGDAIDRLLNSRPLGEFWGAWSEETADRAREAIRGGRERSNEKIAERYR
- a CDS encoding aldo/keto reductase codes for the protein MVENESDTFDIGGELTVHRLGFGAMRITGEDIIGPPEDEEEAKDVLERAREIGVDFVDTADSYGPAVSERLIGETFGPDYEDVVVATKGGLWRTLDGRWPPCGDPEYLQDALMGSLDRLGVDSIDLYQFHRPDPEVPFEDSIQQMAEFKDRGLIEHVGVSNVSVEQLETARDIVEVATVQNEFNVGDRSDEDVLEACEDAGIGFIPWSPIGSGDDDLGEKEETVSEIADAHDASESQIALAWLLQRSPVTLPIPGTSSVEHLEENVAASGIELSDDEMNGLE